TATTGCCGCCATGTCCGCCATTACCGCCATCCGGACCTCCGTTAGGAACATATTTTTCGCGTCGGAAACTCATTCCGCCATGTCCGCCATTACCGGCCTTTAAAATAATTTCTGCTTTATCTACAAACATTACTACCTCACTTTTTTATGGTATTTACCCAAACAACAAAAAATAAAACCTCTTATCTTGTATAAACGAACATAAGAGGTTTTATGGATGTATTATATTTTGTCACTGGAAAACTAGATTGCTTCCCGAGGATAAATACTTACTTGCTTTTTATCTCTGCCTTTTCTTTCAAAACGTACGATGCCGTCTTCTAATGCGAATAATGTATCATCACCGCCTTTTCCAACGTTTGTACCAGGGTGAATTTTTGTTCCTCTTTGACGAACAAGAATATTTCCTGCTAATACGAATTGACCGTCTCCTCTTTTTACTCCAAGACGTTTGGCTTCACTGTCACGACCATTTCTTGAACTACCAACCCCTTTTTTATGGGCAAATAGTTGAAGGTTCATTTTTAACATGTTGTTCACCTCCTATTTATATACTTCTTCAAACTGGATATAATCTCCATAAGCTTCCTTGATCCCCCGGATGCCCAGGAGATAAGTTGAAATGAGTGTATCTGTTTTTATTTTCATTGGACCATCATCGACTTGGGGAATTAAAAAATGAACATAACCTTCTTCAATCACTTCGTCAAGATCTTTACGACCAATAATTTCGGTGAGTCCGTTTAAGATGCTGATGGTCAAAACCGAAACAGCAGCACAAACGATATCCTCGCCATGATCAGCAAAACCGGCATGACCAGATACAATTATCTCAGTTGCTATATTATTCTTACCTTGAATCTTAACTGAAATCATAAATACCTAGGCTTGAATGCCAGTAATCTTGACTTTCATGAATGGTTGTCGATGACCTTGTTTTTTACGATAATCTTTTTTAGATTTATACTTGTAAATAATAACCTTAGGTCCTTTGGCAACTTCTAAAATTTCAGCTTTAACAACAGCATTTTCAACCACTGGCGTACCAATGACCATTTCGCCATCTTTGTTAACTGCTAAAACTTCCGTAAAAGTAATTTCTTTTACATCTTCTTCTGAGAAATTGATTTTTTCAATTTGAATAACATCATTTTCTTGAACGCGGTATTGTTTACCACCTGTTTTAATAATTGCATACATAATTCTACACCTCCTCATACCAGACTCGCCACAATAGGTGCTTTCGACTTAAAACCTTGTGTGTGCGGCTACATAACTTTATAAATATTAACACGAAACCTCAATTAAGTCAATTAAAACAATATTATTTTTTCACAATTGTTCTGCTCCATGAAATAAAATAATTCATAGCAGATCTTTAATATTTTGGGTATAATTAAATCATAAAACAAATAAAAGTTTCGATTTCTGATAATTAAATTTAACATTCAATTAAAACATTTACAAAAATAGCATGTACTATCATAACTGTACTGTTTAAAATTTTTACTATTTATCAACGTCTTTTATAACATAATAACCGATGTGAAAGGCATTGACATCAAATAAAAATTCCTTTTTTCGGTTTCCTGCAAGTTAATAGCAAAAAAACTTTATAAACGCCCACTATAACGAATATGAGAGGTAACTATGAAACTTCGCAGTAATATAACTAAAACAAAATTAATTGCGAGTGTTATTTTAATTTTAATGGCACTCACTTTTGGCATCTATAATTATTATCCTACTTTTAGTAATTCAATTGAAAAAGATAAAATAATTGCGGTAGCAAAAGAAAATAAACTTGATACTCAAGATCGGGTCGACTTTAGTGGACTTTTGGCACTCAATTCACAAACTGTTGGGTGGGTACAAATCGATGGAACGCCATTAGAATATCC
This is a stretch of genomic DNA from Acetobacterium woodii DSM 1030. It encodes these proteins:
- the rpmA gene encoding 50S ribosomal protein L27; this translates as MLKMNLQLFAHKKGVGSSRNGRDSEAKRLGVKRGDGQFVLAGNILVRQRGTKIHPGTNVGKGGDDTLFALEDGIVRFERKGRDKKQVSIYPREAI
- a CDS encoding ribosomal-processing cysteine protease Prp — protein: MISVKIQGKNNIATEIIVSGHAGFADHGEDIVCAAVSVLTISILNGLTEIIGRKDLDEVIEEGYVHFLIPQVDDGPMKIKTDTLISTYLLGIRGIKEAYGDYIQFEEVYK
- the rplU gene encoding 50S ribosomal protein L21; protein product: MYAIIKTGGKQYRVQENDVIQIEKINFSEEDVKEITFTEVLAVNKDGEMVIGTPVVENAVVKAEILEVAKGPKVIIYKYKSKKDYRKKQGHRQPFMKVKITGIQA